Proteins encoded in a region of the Desulforamulus hydrothermalis Lam5 = DSM 18033 genome:
- a CDS encoding choice-of-anchor R domain-containing protein, translating into MPINAFKNGVTPLNEATMNALLNLQPFSVLYEGTQRDAKTGSGVLENTLADYNYCCRFTATGTTEVARVELHLDKDGTGSDLVVQIRSGMNPAAGTDGTLLKEIVIPAEFIPTTAAYISIPINLSGLTSGAQYWIVVKKGGDATNHLDWVGETTTDTNYPAYRRAGNSGAWTATNALHFRVFSGASGLPRHVIEGVNAITTIEYSSGLPSKLYQYIPPSDGPAGGVRDVLTISYSSGLLTKGV; encoded by the coding sequence GTGCCTATAAACGCATTTAAGAACGGCGTAACGCCGCTGAATGAGGCAACAATGAACGCATTATTGAACCTTCAACCGTTTTCCGTGCTGTATGAAGGCACTCAAAGAGATGCGAAGACTGGTAGCGGAGTGCTCGAAAACACTCTAGCTGACTATAATTACTGCTGCCGGTTTACCGCTACCGGTACAACCGAGGTTGCCAGGGTTGAGCTGCACCTGGACAAGGATGGCACTGGCAGTGATCTTGTTGTGCAAATTCGTTCCGGGATGAACCCCGCTGCTGGTACCGATGGAACACTACTAAAGGAAATTGTCATTCCCGCTGAGTTTATCCCGACCACAGCGGCATACATTAGCATACCGATCAATCTTTCTGGCTTAACTTCCGGTGCACAATATTGGATTGTGGTTAAAAAGGGTGGAGATGCTACCAACCACCTGGACTGGGTAGGGGAAACGACCACGGACACCAACTACCCTGCATACCGACGGGCTGGCAATAGCGGAGCATGGACAGCAACCAACGCCCTGCATTTTAGGGTGTTTAGCGGTGCATCTGGGTTACCAAGGCACGTGATAGAGGGTGTTAATGCTATAACGACTATAGAGTATAGCAGCGGTCTACCGTCTAAGCTGTATCAGTATATACCTCCATCCGATGGGCCAGCGGGTGGCGTTAGGGATGTGCTTACTATATCTTACAGCAGTGGCCTGCTGACCAAGGGGGTGTAA
- a CDS encoding YwiC-like family protein: MKIILPREHGAWAMLVVPFVLGIAGEGFRWLHIPLLLGWLMLYITSYPFLMIYRNGRVQEYKKWLVLYGLIAAALLIFPIIRYPALLWLGCGLFVTLLVNLYYIRVQNERGMVNNFSAVAGMSLGGVASGYVGAGDWSFDLLLTWVICVVFFMGSVFFVKSMIRERKNIYFRALSWFYHGAVVLIIFACSGSLLLTAAFLPSLLRAIFAAGRTLSAWQIGILEMVNSMLFLILTIAYF; the protein is encoded by the coding sequence ATGAAAATAATTTTACCGCGGGAACACGGTGCCTGGGCAATGCTTGTGGTGCCTTTTGTCCTGGGAATTGCCGGTGAGGGTTTTCGTTGGCTGCATATACCTTTATTGTTGGGTTGGTTAATGTTGTATATTACTTCCTATCCTTTTTTGATGATTTACCGCAACGGCCGTGTGCAAGAATACAAAAAATGGCTGGTGCTGTATGGATTGATAGCTGCTGCGTTGCTCATTTTTCCGATTATTCGCTATCCGGCCCTTTTATGGTTGGGTTGCGGTCTTTTCGTAACACTGCTGGTCAATCTTTATTACATCCGTGTCCAGAACGAGAGAGGAATGGTAAATAACTTCTCGGCCGTTGCCGGCATGTCACTGGGAGGAGTAGCCAGCGGGTATGTGGGCGCGGGTGATTGGAGTTTTGATTTATTGCTGACATGGGTTATTTGTGTGGTCTTTTTTATGGGCAGTGTGTTTTTTGTTAAATCTATGATTCGAGAAAGAAAAAATATATATTTTCGTGCTTTGTCTTGGTTTTATCATGGTGCGGTTGTTTTAATTATTTTTGCTTGTTCCGGCAGTTTATTATTAACGGCTGCTTTTTTGCCCAGTCTTCTAAGGGCAATATTCGCCGCTGGCCGCACTCTGTCAGCCTGGCAAATTGGGATTCTGGAGATGGTTAACTCAATGCTGTTTCTTATCCTGACGATTGCTTATTTTTAA
- a CDS encoding DUF3862 domain-containing protein yields MFELITVVAFFVCLIGAACKIFAKQKAGKWAIATILLLVIMIVNPGNDTVTSSNTPSANKPTISKEEFDQLKSGMSYEEATAIIGGPGVVISESGNPGDQLHTVMYQYEGEGDLGANANLLFQGNKLQNKAQFGLK; encoded by the coding sequence ATGTTTGAATTGATAACTGTTGTTGCGTTTTTTGTATGTTTAATTGGGGCTGCTTGCAAGATATTTGCAAAGCAGAAAGCTGGTAAATGGGCCATTGCTACAATATTGCTATTAGTAATCATGATAGTTAACCCAGGTAACGATACAGTTACTTCTAGTAATACACCCTCTGCAAACAAACCAACCATATCTAAGGAAGAATTTGACCAATTAAAAAGCGGAATGTCGTATGAAGAAGCAACAGCAATTATAGGTGGTCCTGGTGTAGTTATATCAGAGAGCGGAAACCCTGGCGACCAACTACACACGGTTATGTATCAGTATGAAGGCGAAGGTGATTTAGGGGCTAATGCAAATCTATTGTTCCAAGGAAACAAACTGCAAAATAAGGCTCAATTTGGGCTAAAGTAA
- a CDS encoding BhlA/UviB family holin-like peptide: protein MEAEIMKFAASQGIFAMLFVALLFYVLRNNEKREERLLTCLNELGKQYENLSKGLAEVGKDVKELKGKVGI from the coding sequence ATGGAAGCTGAAATCATGAAATTTGCTGCATCCCAAGGAATTTTCGCAATGCTGTTTGTGGCATTGCTTTTTTATGTCCTACGGAACAACGAGAAACGGGAAGAACGGCTTCTGACTTGTCTTAATGAACTTGGGAAGCAGTATGAAAACTTGTCAAAGGGGCTCGCTGAGGTAGGGAAAGATGTGAAAGAATTGAAAGGTAAGGTGGGAATATGA
- a CDS encoding DUF1540 domain-containing protein translates to MNQHIHCIVSDCYYYASGNKCTANEILVATDNFGAVQPDQVDATMAKQYNPQPAGSCMETCCKTYVAKGSNKITADKVTKMS, encoded by the coding sequence GTGAATCAACACATTCACTGCATTGTAAGCGACTGTTATTATTACGCCTCCGGAAACAAATGTACAGCAAACGAGATCTTAGTAGCAACCGATAATTTCGGCGCTGTCCAACCTGATCAGGTTGATGCAACCATGGCTAAACAATATAACCCTCAACCTGCAGGCAGTTGTATGGAAACCTGCTGTAAAACTTATGTAGCAAAGGGGTCAAACAAAATTACTGCTGATAAGGTTACCAAAATGTCCTGA
- a CDS encoding YlbF family regulator, producing the protein MKPLAKIDTALELCVQLGKILSETEEYQKMKQAEANLLHNEEARRLVEGLQQLQMDIQKKKLAGIPLSEVDKNNMKEAEARALENPIVKASFEAHEQFQAIMTLVSTKIREGIRGTELTPPDDDEEISE; encoded by the coding sequence GTGAAACCTTTGGCAAAAATTGATACAGCGCTGGAATTGTGTGTTCAACTTGGCAAGATACTCTCCGAAACCGAAGAATATCAAAAAATGAAGCAAGCTGAGGCCAACCTGCTTCATAACGAAGAAGCCCGCCGGCTGGTAGAGGGGCTGCAACAGCTACAGATGGATATACAAAAGAAGAAACTGGCCGGTATTCCTTTATCCGAAGTGGATAAAAATAACATGAAGGAAGCTGAGGCCCGGGCTCTGGAAAACCCCATTGTTAAAGCTTCTTTTGAAGCGCATGAGCAGTTCCAGGCCATTATGACCCTGGTGAGCACCAAAATTCGTGAAGGAATCCGCGGTACAGAGCTGACTCCCCCGGACGATGATGAAGAAATTAGTGAATAA
- a CDS encoding universal stress protein, which yields MKILLPTDGSPNALRAVHYVIKLARQGLSIDLTLLSVIPLTEDVAVFLGISKEEYLRLSQLRVNPTFEHYRELFSNINNIQTSYLILQGDPAEEIVKLAETDRYDAIVIGSRGLSPVKELFLGSVSHKVVQMAKCPVVIVK from the coding sequence TTGAAAATATTACTGCCCACCGACGGCTCGCCTAACGCCCTGCGGGCTGTTCATTATGTCATTAAACTGGCCCGCCAGGGTCTGTCCATAGATTTAACTTTATTATCAGTTATTCCCTTAACTGAAGACGTAGCAGTTTTTCTCGGCATCAGTAAAGAAGAATATTTAAGGCTCAGTCAACTGCGTGTCAACCCTACCTTCGAACATTATCGAGAATTGTTCAGCAACATTAATAATATTCAAACGTCATATCTAATCTTGCAGGGAGATCCGGCAGAGGAAATTGTAAAACTGGCCGAAACAGACCGATATGATGCCATTGTTATAGGCAGCCGTGGTTTAAGCCCGGTAAAGGAATTATTCCTGGGCAGCGTAAGCCACAAGGTAGTACAAATGGCTAAATGCCCGGTAGTTATTGTAAAGTAG
- a CDS encoding cation acetate symporter codes for MSGIAWIPLICVTLLVIGTIGLGFYVQRSVRSTSDLYVASRAVGVSMNSAAISGEYLSAASFMGVAGMVMKYGYDVLWYPALYAAGYLFLLLFIAGPLRRFGAYTIPDFAEGRFDSPAFRKIAVAFVLVIGLFYTMPQMKGAGVALVNILHTPYWVGVILVGTVITFNVALGGMKGITFVQAFQYWVKMFAISLPIFILFSVVGGYAGQMQKIDNGADAGRALPTFKEDTTVIYKPAAPANEIIFPAGVTATFVNGAEVAVATAGRGAAAGGSLPAAGLITGLPDRKVTREVGGQSLTLYCFAAGSSFTVSGPVETDLTGADGKPRRVPVKLTVFPATGQEYVQIAYGKGEIVPNAPTDKAWLEPFGPFTNKYGHPLLYTYSLIIAIICGTAGLPHILVRFYTNPDGRAAKRTAFWVIILLGCFYFFPPIWGVLGRNLVPHLYAVTGGAFSTDAVVLMLPRLLNDKLPYLGDLLSGITSAGAFAGFMTTFSGLLVSITGALAHDIYGNMLNPQASPDQRLKAFRIAAVMGGLTAMALGTLVENFDINMMVGWAFAIAAASYFPLLIVSVWWRGTSATGAAVGMLGGGITALAAIVSVMLADKKVIPALAAFYAQHPVLRSLAEQPAIWAVPLSLSLIFIISFMTPGSVPKDAGCKMLVLHAPEELGLRDEYIKEGSGQISVSVR; via the coding sequence ATGAGCGGCATTGCCTGGATTCCGTTAATATGCGTAACCTTATTGGTTATCGGCACCATTGGCCTGGGTTTCTATGTACAGCGCTCGGTACGCAGCACGTCGGACCTGTATGTGGCTTCCCGTGCCGTGGGCGTATCTATGAACTCGGCGGCTATTTCGGGGGAATATTTGTCAGCTGCCTCCTTTATGGGGGTAGCAGGCATGGTGATGAAATACGGTTATGATGTACTGTGGTACCCCGCCCTTTATGCTGCCGGCTACCTTTTTTTGTTGTTGTTTATTGCCGGCCCGTTGCGGCGGTTTGGGGCTTACACCATTCCCGATTTTGCCGAAGGACGTTTTGACAGTCCGGCTTTCCGAAAAATAGCAGTGGCTTTTGTGCTGGTTATCGGCTTATTTTACACCATGCCGCAAATGAAAGGAGCCGGGGTGGCACTGGTAAACATTTTGCACACGCCATACTGGGTGGGAGTTATTTTGGTTGGTACCGTAATTACCTTTAACGTCGCTTTAGGGGGCATGAAAGGGATTACCTTTGTGCAGGCGTTTCAGTACTGGGTAAAAATGTTTGCCATTTCTCTGCCGATTTTTATACTTTTTTCCGTGGTAGGCGGCTATGCCGGGCAAATGCAAAAAATTGACAATGGGGCTGATGCGGGCCGGGCGTTACCGACCTTTAAGGAAGACACGACAGTAATCTATAAGCCGGCTGCACCGGCCAATGAAATAATTTTTCCGGCCGGTGTTACTGCCACCTTTGTCAACGGGGCGGAGGTTGCCGTGGCCACTGCCGGAAGGGGAGCAGCGGCAGGTGGTTCTTTGCCTGCTGCCGGCCTGATTACAGGCCTGCCTGATCGTAAAGTAACCAGAGAGGTGGGGGGCCAAAGCCTAACTCTTTACTGTTTTGCCGCCGGCAGCAGTTTTACTGTGTCCGGGCCGGTGGAAACTGATCTGACAGGTGCAGATGGTAAACCTCGCCGGGTGCCGGTAAAGTTGACGGTTTTTCCGGCAACCGGCCAAGAATATGTCCAGATTGCTTACGGCAAAGGAGAAATAGTGCCCAATGCCCCGACAGACAAAGCCTGGTTAGAACCATTCGGCCCCTTTACCAACAAATACGGTCACCCGCTGTTATATACTTATTCTCTTATTATAGCCATTATTTGCGGTACGGCGGGGCTCCCGCACATACTGGTGCGCTTTTATACTAACCCGGACGGGCGGGCAGCCAAACGTACAGCCTTTTGGGTCATTATTTTGCTGGGGTGCTTTTATTTCTTCCCGCCCATTTGGGGGGTGCTGGGGCGTAATCTAGTTCCTCACCTTTATGCAGTTACCGGTGGTGCCTTCAGCACCGATGCGGTGGTTTTAATGCTGCCGCGCTTGCTAAATGATAAACTGCCATACCTGGGAGATTTATTGTCAGGTATTACTTCAGCCGGAGCATTTGCTGGTTTTATGACAACCTTTTCGGGCTTGCTGGTATCCATCACCGGAGCGCTGGCTCATGACATCTACGGCAACATGCTTAATCCCCAGGCTTCCCCGGATCAACGCCTGAAAGCCTTTCGCATAGCTGCTGTGATGGGTGGTTTAACGGCCATGGCTTTGGGCACCCTGGTGGAGAACTTTGATATTAACATGATGGTGGGTTGGGCCTTTGCCATAGCTGCGGCATCCTACTTTCCGCTGCTGATTGTAAGTGTTTGGTGGCGCGGCACCAGTGCAACGGGGGCTGCCGTAGGTATGCTGGGCGGGGGTATCACCGCTCTGGCAGCCATTGTATCGGTCATGTTGGCTGACAAAAAAGTAATACCGGCGCTGGCTGCATTTTATGCCCAGCACCCGGTATTGCGTTCTTTGGCGGAACAGCCCGCCATTTGGGCCGTACCTTTGTCTTTATCATTAATTTTTATAATTTCTTTTATGACGCCCGGAAGTGTGCCTAAAGATGCCGGGTGCAAAATGCTGGTTTTGCATGCCCCTGAAGAACTGGGGTTGCGGGACGAGTATATTAAAGAGGGAAGCGGGCAAATATCTGTAAGCGTACGTTAA
- the crcB gene encoding fluoride efflux transporter CrcB has protein sequence MLYLFVGAGGIAGAVCRYCIGTLVNGLAATPFPYGTLSVNLIGSFLLSFIAYSSLLRWQLRREYLLAINTGIIGSFTTFSTFSVEVLHLLLQKYLLLAFEYIFISLAGGLLLSWLGIRLASLFYQKEETAKY, from the coding sequence ATGCTTTATCTTTTTGTCGGAGCAGGCGGCATCGCCGGTGCTGTTTGCCGTTACTGCATAGGTACTTTGGTTAACGGTCTGGCTGCCACACCCTTTCCCTACGGAACCCTCAGCGTAAATTTAATAGGAAGTTTTCTGCTCAGCTTCATTGCCTACAGCAGCCTGCTCCGCTGGCAGTTGCGACGGGAATATCTGCTGGCCATTAATACGGGTATTATTGGGTCTTTTACCACTTTTTCCACTTTTTCGGTGGAAGTTTTGCATCTGCTGCTGCAAAAATACCTTCTGCTGGCCTTTGAGTATATATTTATAAGTTTAGCCGGCGGTCTTCTGTTATCCTGGTTGGGTATTCGCCTGGCCAGTCTTTTTTACCAAAAAGAAGAAACAGCTAAATATTAA
- the crcB gene encoding fluoride efflux transporter CrcB, whose amino-acid sequence MKLVLFVAAGGFAGAITRFFVVNLVQAKNKTPFPFGTLAVNLLGSFLLGILFGRHRLAPEVFFLLGTGFMGSFTTFSTFELESVELIRKDKVWLSITYLLVSTVLGVALALAGYRLAQVF is encoded by the coding sequence ATGAAGTTAGTTTTATTTGTGGCTGCCGGCGGTTTCGCCGGAGCCATCACCCGTTTTTTCGTTGTAAATTTAGTGCAGGCAAAGAACAAAACTCCTTTTCCTTTTGGCACCTTGGCGGTTAACCTGCTGGGTTCTTTTTTGCTTGGCATCCTGTTTGGACGGCATCGCCTGGCACCGGAAGTATTCTTTCTGCTCGGCACAGGCTTTATGGGTTCTTTTACTACTTTTTCAACCTTTGAACTGGAGTCGGTGGAGCTAATCCGCAAAGATAAAGTATGGCTATCCATCACCTATTTGCTTGTCAGCACTGTATTGGGTGTGGCACTTGCTCTGGCAGGTTACCGTCTGGCTCAGGTCTTTTAG
- a CDS encoding ISL3 family transposase yields the protein MQFQSIRNFINLKDVIISNVEHFDSHSEISLSMPVRPHKCPACGTLTKSIHDYRTQKIKDIPWLNKPLYLIYRKRRYNCRKCNKKFYEQVDFIGKYQRMTKRLIMAVVDRLRSNSSMCSVADDFFLSPCTITRIFDYLSYSLKELPTVLSIDEFKGTTDKGKYHCILADPISSKVLDILESRTQDYLVSYFKKFNNLDKVKYVVIDMWGPYKRAAELVFPNATIVIDRFHYVRNCIWAIDKVRKRVQQSLPYEKRRFLKFSRRLLLSRPDKLSDDSKIKLANILRFNDELRVSYLLKEQFMDFVKASSSVEAESKLNRWLNLVKQHKIKEFYYLANTIVNWKTEILNSFDVPYSNGCIEGYNNKIKVIKRNAFGFRNFNRFRSRILHCCA from the coding sequence ATGCAATTTCAGTCTATCAGAAATTTTATTAATTTGAAAGATGTTATTATTAGCAATGTTGAGCATTTTGACAGCCACTCTGAAATCTCTCTATCAATGCCCGTTAGACCCCATAAGTGCCCTGCTTGTGGGACATTAACTAAATCTATCCATGACTACCGAACTCAAAAGATTAAGGATATTCCCTGGCTAAATAAACCCCTTTACTTAATATATCGCAAGCGACGATATAACTGCCGTAAATGTAACAAGAAGTTTTACGAACAAGTTGACTTTATCGGTAAATATCAAAGAATGACTAAACGACTGATTATGGCCGTTGTGGATAGGCTCCGCTCAAACTCCAGTATGTGCTCTGTCGCTGATGATTTTTTTCTCTCTCCATGTACTATCACTAGAATCTTTGATTACCTATCCTATAGCCTTAAGGAATTGCCTACTGTCCTCTCTATTGATGAGTTTAAAGGCACTACTGACAAAGGTAAATACCATTGCATTCTGGCTGATCCCATTAGTTCCAAAGTCCTTGACATCCTTGAAAGCCGTACCCAGGATTATCTGGTTAGCTACTTTAAAAAGTTTAATAATCTCGATAAGGTTAAGTATGTTGTTATTGATATGTGGGGCCCTTATAAGCGGGCTGCCGAACTGGTTTTTCCTAACGCTACGATTGTTATTGATCGCTTTCACTACGTCAGAAACTGCATTTGGGCTATTGATAAGGTCAGAAAACGTGTTCAGCAGTCTTTACCTTATGAAAAACGCCGATTTTTAAAATTCAGCCGTAGACTCCTTCTCTCAAGACCCGATAAGTTAAGCGATGATTCTAAAATCAAATTGGCCAACATCCTTCGTTTTAATGATGAACTTAGAGTTTCTTATCTTTTGAAAGAACAGTTCATGGATTTTGTAAAGGCAAGTTCCTCTGTTGAAGCAGAATCAAAACTTAACCGGTGGCTAAATCTCGTTAAACAACATAAAATCAAAGAATTTTACTACCTGGCTAATACAATCGTAAACTGGAAAACTGAAATTCTAAATTCATTTGATGTCCCTTACTCAAATGGGTGTATTGAAGGCTACAACAACAAAATTAAAGTCATCAAGCGTAATGCTTTTGGTTTTAGAAATTTTAATAGATTCCGCTCACGTATTCTTCACTGCTGCGCTTAA
- a CDS encoding ComEC/Rec2 family competence protein has translation MRNKLFMAFLVVLLIFASPALAADIPAQQDIKVHFIDVGQADSIYIQLPGNQDILIDGGNMADGPLVVNYLKAQGVDDIELLIATHPHEDHIGGLPVVFDAFVVEKVIDSGYFATSQISKLYQDKAKAEQAVYEADNYQTLTFGNATLQILTGNEVWKDTNDYSVVCRLDTGDIEFLFTGDAEAPVEMFLNGELDAEILKVGHHGSSSSTTADFLAKVKPQIGIISVGAGNTYGHPNIDTLQRLQAAGVTAYRTDQSGTIVVKTDGKTYSMTTERTGITPVPVAPIPSPVVQQAAPVPAQSTGKYVGSSTSNKYHYPDCRHAKTIQDGNKVWFKDTADAKVKGYVPCGVCKP, from the coding sequence TTGAGGAATAAGTTGTTTATGGCTTTCTTGGTGGTGCTACTGATATTCGCATCACCGGCGTTAGCTGCGGATATACCCGCACAACAAGACATCAAAGTCCACTTCATCGATGTTGGTCAAGCAGACAGCATTTATATACAGCTCCCGGGCAATCAAGATATTTTAATTGATGGCGGCAATATGGCCGATGGACCATTGGTGGTCAACTACCTAAAGGCCCAGGGCGTAGATGATATTGAACTGTTGATTGCCACCCACCCTCACGAGGATCACATCGGTGGCCTACCGGTTGTATTTGATGCTTTTGTGGTGGAAAAAGTTATTGATAGCGGTTATTTTGCAACTAGCCAAATATCTAAACTATATCAAGATAAAGCTAAAGCTGAGCAGGCAGTTTACGAGGCAGATAATTACCAGACTTTGACCTTCGGTAACGCTACCCTGCAGATATTAACGGGGAATGAAGTTTGGAAGGATACCAATGACTATTCAGTGGTGTGCCGGCTGGATACCGGTGACATTGAGTTTCTATTCACTGGGGATGCTGAGGCTCCGGTGGAGATGTTTTTGAATGGCGAGCTTGACGCTGAAATACTCAAAGTTGGCCACCACGGTAGTAGTTCCTCCACCACTGCAGACTTCTTGGCCAAGGTCAAGCCCCAGATTGGTATTATCTCTGTAGGTGCTGGTAACACCTATGGGCATCCTAATATCGATACACTCCAAAGGCTACAAGCGGCAGGAGTTACGGCTTACCGCACTGATCAATCTGGCACTATTGTGGTAAAAACCGATGGCAAAACCTACTCCATGACCACTGAGCGGACCGGCATCACACCGGTACCTGTTGCACCTATCCCATCACCTGTTGTACAGCAAGCAGCCCCAGTACCAGCACAGAGCACAGGGAAATATGTAGGTAGTAGCACATCAAACAAATACCATTATCCTGATTGTCGCCATGCCAAAACAATTCAGGATGGAAACAAAGTATGGTTTAAAGATACCGCCGATGCTAAGGTTAAAGGTTATGTACCTTGCGGTGTTTGTAAACCTTAA
- a CDS encoding DUF485 domain-containing protein, with protein MSKSLTIPRAPVVSREKGERKTVREMHQEGYLKFVMARQLRLSISLFGVFVLILTGLPLLNYCLPQLLNYRIMGFTVSWLLLGVLFYPITWVVAFIYVKKSLQMEQQIVQEVKQRGGAT; from the coding sequence GTGTCAAAATCGCTGACCATACCCCGGGCACCTGTTGTCAGCCGGGAGAAAGGTGAAAGAAAAACAGTCAGAGAAATGCATCAAGAAGGTTACTTGAAGTTTGTTATGGCGCGGCAGCTGCGGTTAAGTATATCCTTGTTCGGCGTTTTTGTATTGATTTTAACAGGATTGCCGCTGCTGAATTACTGCCTGCCGCAGTTGCTCAATTACCGTATTATGGGATTTACTGTCAGCTGGCTGCTGCTGGGAGTGTTGTTTTACCCGATAACCTGGGTGGTGGCTTTTATATATGTAAAAAAATCATTGCAAATGGAGCAGCAAATTGTTCAGGAGGTTAAGCAAAGGGGGGGTGCAACATAA
- a CDS encoding response regulator transcription factor codes for MSSTTILIADDDHRIVKIISHTLEQEGYKVMAAQDGEEAVRLATTMSPDLVIMDIMMPKLDGLEASQKIKAKVDVPIIILSAKDDVVDKIVGFKMGVDDYQTKPFSPAELALRVKAVLRRSRGVAEKRNRDVLEYPHVRIEYTTRLVRIWGQEVALTAKEFDMLWLMASHPNQVFSRLQLLEKIWESHFEGDEDTVTVHIRRLRRKIEKDAANPQLIKTVWGVGYKFEPPKA; via the coding sequence ATGAGCAGCACAACCATTTTAATTGCGGATGATGACCACAGAATAGTAAAAATTATCTCTCATACTTTGGAACAAGAGGGTTATAAAGTTATGGCTGCTCAGGATGGCGAAGAAGCCGTCCGATTAGCCACCACCATGAGTCCCGACTTGGTCATTATGGATATTATGATGCCCAAGCTCGATGGTTTAGAAGCTTCGCAAAAAATAAAAGCAAAGGTTGATGTGCCAATTATCATTTTATCAGCCAAAGACGATGTGGTTGATAAAATTGTGGGGTTTAAAATGGGGGTTGACGATTATCAAACCAAACCTTTCAGTCCGGCAGAATTGGCCTTAAGGGTAAAAGCAGTCTTAAGGCGCAGCAGGGGTGTGGCGGAAAAGAGAAACAGGGACGTATTGGAATATCCTCATGTTCGCATTGAGTATACCACCCGGCTGGTGCGTATTTGGGGGCAAGAGGTTGCGCTGACAGCTAAAGAATTTGATATGCTTTGGTTAATGGCATCGCACCCTAACCAAGTATTTTCCCGCTTGCAATTGCTTGAAAAAATATGGGAAAGCCATTTTGAAGGGGATGAGGATACAGTAACCGTTCATATACGCAGGCTTAGAAGAAAGATTGAGAAGGACGCGGCCAATCCGCAGCTGATAAAAACTGTCTGGGGTGTCGGATATAAATTTGAGCCGCCGAAAGCATGA
- a CDS encoding N-acetylmuramoyl-L-alanine amidase family protein — protein MAKKIVCIDPGHGGGDPGAIGNGLQEKDINLDIAKRVAAKLLQYEDIEVKLTRDGDQNVSLHERVVMANRLNADFFLSIHVNAGGGTGFESFVYTGAGEHTRGLRTMIHAEIGKCLDAMDIFDRGPKLANFQVLRNTKMPAMLVECLFIDNPKDAALLRRDDILDGLAGAIVAGLVRAFSLVLKQPTWDPQAEVQKLINAGIINTSREHTTLVTWGEFATVLNRILNK, from the coding sequence ATGGCTAAGAAAATAGTCTGCATCGACCCCGGCCATGGTGGCGGCGATCCAGGGGCCATAGGCAATGGCCTCCAAGAAAAAGACATCAACCTAGACATAGCAAAACGAGTAGCAGCAAAGCTACTTCAATACGAGGATATAGAGGTAAAGCTCACCCGCGACGGTGACCAGAATGTATCCCTCCATGAGAGGGTAGTCATGGCCAACCGGCTAAACGCTGATTTCTTCCTGAGTATCCACGTAAACGCCGGGGGTGGCACAGGTTTCGAGTCGTTTGTTTACACGGGAGCTGGTGAGCACACCAGGGGCCTACGCACTATGATCCATGCAGAGATAGGCAAATGCCTCGATGCCATGGATATCTTTGACCGAGGACCAAAGCTTGCTAATTTCCAGGTGCTCCGAAATACAAAGATGCCAGCCATGCTGGTTGAGTGCCTTTTTATTGATAATCCTAAGGATGCTGCTCTGCTTAGACGGGATGATATCCTAGACGGCCTTGCCGGGGCCATTGTGGCTGGATTAGTCAGGGCATTTAGTTTGGTGCTTAAGCAACCTACCTGGGATCCACAAGCAGAGGTGCAGAAGTTAATTAATGCCGGGATAATTAACACCTCTCGTGAACACACAACCCTTGTAACCTGGGGAGAGTTTGCGACAGTGCTGAACAGAATACTAAACAAATAA